One genomic window of Choloepus didactylus isolate mChoDid1 chromosome 27, mChoDid1.pri, whole genome shotgun sequence includes the following:
- the PPP1R14A gene encoding protein phosphatase 1 regulatory subunit 14A isoform X1, whose protein sequence is MAARRLGKRVLSKLQAPSRARGPEGSPGGLQKRHSRVTVKYDRRELQRRLDVEKWIDGRLEELYRGREADMPDEVNIDELLELENEEDRRRKIQGLLKSCMNPTEDFVQELLAKLRGLHKQPGHR, encoded by the exons ATGGCGGCTCGGCGGCTGGGGAAGCGGGTGCTGAGCAAGCTGCAGGCTCCGTCGCGGGCCCGCGGGCCGGAGGGCAGCCCCGGGGGGCTACAGAAACGGCACTCGCGAGTCACCGTCAAGTACGACCGGCGGGAGCTGCAGCGGCGGCTGGACGTGGAGAAGTGGATCGACGGGCGCTTGGAGGAGCTGTACCGCGGCCGG GAGGCAGACATGCCTGATGAGGTCAACATAGATGAATTGTTGGAATTAGAGAATGAAGAGGACAGAAGAAGGAAAATTCAG GGACTCCTGAAGTCCTGTATGAACCCCACAGAG GACTTCGTCCAGGAGCTGCTGGCCAAGCTGCGAGGCCTCCACAAGCAGCCCGGCCACCGCTAG
- the PPP1R14A gene encoding protein phosphatase 1 regulatory subunit 14A isoform X2: MAARRLGKRVLSKLQAPSRARGPEGSPGGLQKRHSRVTVKYDRRELQRRLDVEKWIDGRLEELYRGRSRPARPRSPPLDKGRKGEGTLTPSLPLPRRQTCLMRST; encoded by the exons ATGGCGGCTCGGCGGCTGGGGAAGCGGGTGCTGAGCAAGCTGCAGGCTCCGTCGCGGGCCCGCGGGCCGGAGGGCAGCCCCGGGGGGCTACAGAAACGGCACTCGCGAGTCACCGTCAAGTACGACCGGCGGGAGCTGCAGCGGCGGCTGGACGTGGAGAAGTGGATCGACGGGCGCTTGGAGGAGCTGTACCGCGGCCGG AGCCGGCCAGCTAGGCCCAGGAGCCCGCCTCTGGAcaaagggaggaagggggaggggaccttgacaccctccctccccctccctagGAGGCAGACATGCCTGATGAGGTCAACATAG